The Macaca fascicularis isolate 582-1 chromosome 11, T2T-MFA8v1.1 genome includes a region encoding these proteins:
- the KLRD1 gene encoding natural killer cells antigen CD94 isoform X1 codes for MAVFKTTLWRLISGTLGIICLSLMATLGILLKNSFTKLNVEPAYTPGPNIELQKDSDCCSCHEKWVGYRCNCYFISSEEKTWNESRHFCASQKSSLLQLQNRDELQDFMSSSQHFYWIGLSYSEEHTAWLWENGSALSQYLFPSFETFKPKNCIAYNSKGNALDESCETKNRYICKQQLI; via the exons ATGGCAG TGTTTAAGACCACTCTGTGGAGGTTAATTTCTGGGACCTTAGGGATAATATGCCTTTCGTTGATGGCTACGTTGGGAATTCTGTTGAAAAATT CTTTTACTAAACTGAATGTTGAGCCAGCATATACTCCAGGACCCAACATAGAACTCCAGAAAG ACTCTGACTGCTGTTCTTGCCACGAAAAATGGGTTGGGTACCGATGCAACTGTTACTTCATTTCCAGTGAAGAGAAAACGTGGAACGAAAGTAGGCATTTCTGCGCCTCTCAGAAATCCAGTCTGCTTCAGCTTCAAAACAGAGATGAGCTG CAGGATTTTATGAGCTCCAGTCAACATTTTTACTGGATTGGACTCTCTTATAGTGAGGAACACACCGCCTGGTTGTGGGAGAATGGCTCCGCACTCTCCCAGTATCT ATTTCCATCGTTTGAAACTTTTAAACCAAAGAACTGCATAGCATATAATTCAAAGGGAAATGCTTTAGACGAATCCTGTGAAACTAAAAATCGTTATATCTGTAAGCAACAGCTCATTTAA
- the KLRD1 gene encoding natural killer cells antigen CD94 isoform X2, which produces MAVFKTTLWRLISGTLGIICLSLMATLGILLKNSFTKLNVEPAYTPGPNIELQKDSDCCSCHEKWVGYRCNCYFISSEEKTWNESRHFCASQKSSLLQLQNRDELDFMSSSQHFYWIGLSYSEEHTAWLWENGSALSQYLFPSFETFKPKNCIAYNSKGNALDESCETKNRYICKQQLI; this is translated from the exons ATGGCAG TGTTTAAGACCACTCTGTGGAGGTTAATTTCTGGGACCTTAGGGATAATATGCCTTTCGTTGATGGCTACGTTGGGAATTCTGTTGAAAAATT CTTTTACTAAACTGAATGTTGAGCCAGCATATACTCCAGGACCCAACATAGAACTCCAGAAAG ACTCTGACTGCTGTTCTTGCCACGAAAAATGGGTTGGGTACCGATGCAACTGTTACTTCATTTCCAGTGAAGAGAAAACGTGGAACGAAAGTAGGCATTTCTGCGCCTCTCAGAAATCCAGTCTGCTTCAGCTTCAAAACAGAGATGAGCTG GATTTTATGAGCTCCAGTCAACATTTTTACTGGATTGGACTCTCTTATAGTGAGGAACACACCGCCTGGTTGTGGGAGAATGGCTCCGCACTCTCCCAGTATCT ATTTCCATCGTTTGAAACTTTTAAACCAAAGAACTGCATAGCATATAATTCAAAGGGAAATGCTTTAGACGAATCCTGTGAAACTAAAAATCGTTATATCTGTAAGCAACAGCTCATTTAA